A genomic segment from Chitinophaga flava encodes:
- a CDS encoding RagB/SusD family nutrient uptake outer membrane protein, producing the protein MKRYIALYKYLVMAALMLCVMTACKKDYQDPSGPSLDQAYSSPQALTDVAVGLQAWYVKDRIGLIYTTTTSGSLLTGETFVTNPGNADEGQLATGGNTLLNNNVVVTGMWSVTNKIAYEADKVLNKTNSVVADKGFASGLIAYTSIFKALALGVQANYWEQVPDTTSQPDNQTGAVHFIPAQQGYARAVRTIDNALNTIAATPIGANFAPNIPKGINIVNTLYALKARYALCAGDYATALDAANKVDLTAAGISTFNFNPQVPNPIFILVASTSNIYQVVDSTMGLPVGIQPDLADARIPFYISRPPNGKPTKFAIGGFFTTNIQSIPVFLPGEITLIKAECYARMNNLAQGLTELNKVVTKTPAQDPFGVGASLPPVAVGNIPDLLTQIYRNRRIEMFMSGQEVEDERRFGRPVAERKRNFFPYPFVERNDNTNTPPDPIF; encoded by the coding sequence ATGAAACGATATATTGCGCTCTATAAATATTTGGTCATGGCAGCACTGATGTTGTGTGTTATGACTGCCTGCAAAAAAGATTACCAGGACCCTTCAGGGCCTTCCCTGGACCAGGCTTACAGTTCCCCCCAGGCACTCACCGATGTGGCCGTGGGCTTACAGGCCTGGTATGTAAAAGACAGGATAGGACTGATATATACCACCACTACCTCCGGCAGCTTATTGACCGGTGAAACATTCGTTACCAACCCTGGTAACGCAGATGAAGGCCAGCTGGCCACCGGCGGCAATACCCTGCTCAATAACAATGTGGTGGTAACCGGTATGTGGTCTGTGACAAATAAAATAGCCTATGAAGCAGACAAGGTGCTCAATAAGACCAATAGTGTGGTGGCTGATAAAGGCTTTGCCAGCGGATTGATTGCCTATACTTCCATTTTTAAGGCGCTGGCGCTGGGGGTACAAGCCAATTACTGGGAGCAGGTGCCTGACACCACCAGCCAGCCAGACAACCAGACGGGCGCTGTTCATTTTATCCCGGCCCAGCAAGGGTATGCGAGGGCGGTACGCACTATCGACAACGCACTCAATACCATTGCCGCTACGCCGATAGGCGCCAACTTTGCGCCTAATATACCCAAGGGTATCAATATCGTTAATACCCTCTATGCACTCAAGGCGCGTTATGCACTCTGTGCCGGCGACTATGCCACTGCGCTGGATGCAGCCAATAAAGTAGATCTTACGGCCGCTGGTATCAGTACCTTCAACTTTAACCCACAGGTACCCAATCCTATTTTTATACTGGTAGCGTCTACCAGCAATATTTATCAGGTGGTGGATTCTACTATGGGCCTGCCTGTGGGCATACAGCCGGACCTGGCAGATGCACGCATACCTTTTTATATCTCCCGGCCTCCTAATGGCAAACCTACCAAATTTGCAATCGGCGGCTTCTTTACCACCAATATCCAGTCCATCCCGGTATTTCTGCCCGGAGAAATTACGCTGATCAAAGCTGAATGTTATGCCCGTATGAACAATCTGGCACAGGGGCTGACAGAGCTGAATAAAGTAGTGACCAAAACGCCGGCACAGGACCCGTTTGGTGTAGGGGCCAGCCTGCCGCCTGTTGCGGTTGGCAATATCCCTGACCTGCTGACGCAGATATACAGAAACCGTCGCATCGAGATGTTTATGTCGGGGCAGGAAGTGGAAGATGAAAGGCGTTTCGGCCGCCCTGTTGCTGAGCGGAAACGTAATTTCTTCCCTTATCCTTTTGTAGAAAGAAATGATAATACCAATACACCGCCTGATCCTATTTTCTGA
- a CDS encoding rhomboid family protein — MNDIGIVTLVLILLNLVVSYKGFKNTAFYYNHSFIVDEILIHKEYGRLVTSGFLHTSWMHLIFNMMSLCFFSGAVEVVLGIKYFLFIYMTSMVGGNLLLLFVHRHHGDYSAVGASGAVCGIIFASIALFPGMDISFFGIPLYIPGWIYGAGYTLYTIMKIKSDDDSTAHEAHLGGAFIGLLFAICLHPEVVKENYLPLLAMTLPCLVFLYVLFRKPHVLLTDNNAAKHYRNVDDLYNQQRTIQQQEIDTILEKIHHNGISSLSEEERLKLQQYAER, encoded by the coding sequence ATGAATGATATCGGCATTGTAACCCTGGTGTTGATCCTGTTGAATCTGGTGGTGTCCTATAAAGGATTTAAAAACACCGCTTTTTACTACAACCATTCTTTTATTGTGGATGAAATACTGATCCACAAGGAATATGGACGTCTGGTAACTTCCGGCTTCCTGCATACCAGCTGGATGCATCTGATTTTTAACATGATGTCGCTCTGTTTTTTCAGTGGCGCAGTGGAAGTGGTGTTAGGCATCAAATATTTTCTGTTCATTTATATGACCAGCATGGTAGGTGGTAACCTGTTATTGCTGTTTGTTCATCGTCATCATGGGGATTATAGTGCTGTAGGCGCGTCCGGAGCGGTATGTGGTATCATCTTCGCTTCCATCGCACTGTTCCCGGGTATGGATATCAGCTTTTTCGGCATACCGTTGTATATCCCCGGCTGGATATACGGTGCCGGATATACGCTGTATACTATCATGAAAATTAAATCAGACGATGATAGTACAGCCCATGAGGCCCACCTGGGAGGCGCTTTCATCGGACTGCTCTTTGCTATCTGTCTGCATCCGGAAGTGGTGAAAGAAAACTACCTGCCTTTACTGGCGATGACACTGCCTTGTCTGGTGTTTCTGTATGTACTCTTCCGTAAACCACATGTACTGCTTACTGATAACAATGCTGCAAAACATTACCGGAACGTCGATGATTTGTATAATCAGCAGCGTACCATACAGCAACAGGAGATAGATACTATACTTGAGAAGATTCATCACAATGGTATCAGTAGTCTTTCAGAAGAAGAACGGCTGAAGCTGCAGCAGTACGCCGAAAGATAA